A stretch of the Pan troglodytes isolate AG18354 chromosome 20, NHGRI_mPanTro3-v2.0_pri, whole genome shotgun sequence genome encodes the following:
- the LSM7 gene encoding U6 snRNA-associated Sm-like protein LSm7, with amino-acid sequence MRRACAWGRSKGAGRCLRRATRRDKMADKEKKKKESILDLSKYIDKTIRVKFQGGREASGILKGFDPLLNLVLDGTIEYMRDPDDQYKLTEDTRQLGLVVCRGTSVVLICPQDGMEAIPNPFIQQQDA; translated from the exons ATGCGCCGCGCATGCGCGTGGGGGAGGTCAAAGGGCGCGGGGCGGTGCCTGCGAAGAGCCACACGGCGCGACAAGATGGCG gataaggagaagaagaaaaaggagagcaTCTTGGACTTGTCCAAGTACATCGACAAGACGATCCGGGTAAAGTTCCAGGGAGGCCGCGAAG CCAGTGGAATCCTGAAGGGCTTCGACCCACTCCTCAACCTTGTGCTGGACGGCACCATTGAGTACATGCGAG ACCCTGACGACCAGTACAAGCTCACGGAGGACACCCGGCAGCTGGGCCTCGTGGTGTGCCGGGGCACGTCCGTGGTGCTAATCTGCCCGCAGGACGGCATGGAGGCCATCCCCAACCCCTTCATCCAGCAGCAGGACGCCTAG